Proteins from one Chitinophaga oryzae genomic window:
- a CDS encoding YceI family protein, translated as MAKQKWVSDAAHSELTFKIRHLMITNVTGRFNTFQVEAETDGDNFLNASATATVDVDSISTANSQRDEHLRSPDFFDVNKFRNITFKATKTENVDNDGSYTLYGDLTIRDVTKNIKLDVEFGGVVADPWGNTKAGFTIHGKINRKDFGLNWNAVTEAGGVMVSDEVKIQCEVQLLKQQ; from the coding sequence ATGGCAAAACAAAAATGGGTCTCCGACGCCGCGCACAGCGAACTTACTTTTAAGATCAGACACCTGATGATCACCAATGTTACCGGGCGGTTCAACACCTTCCAGGTAGAAGCGGAAACAGACGGGGATAACTTCCTCAACGCCAGCGCCACAGCTACCGTAGACGTAGACTCCATCTCTACTGCCAACAGCCAGCGCGACGAGCACCTGCGCTCTCCGGATTTCTTCGACGTGAACAAATTCCGCAACATCACCTTCAAAGCCACTAAAACGGAAAACGTGGACAACGATGGCTCCTATACGCTGTATGGCGATCTGACCATCCGCGACGTGACTAAAAACATCAAACTGGATGTGGAGTTCGGCGGCGTGGTAGCAGATCCATGGGGCAATACCAAAGCGGGCTTCACCATCCATGGTAAAATCAACCGTAAGGATTTTGGCCTGAACTGGAACGCTGTAACCGAAGCTGGCGGTGTAATGGTGAGTGACGAAGTAAAAATTCAGTGTGAAGTACAACTGCTGAAACAACAATAA
- a CDS encoding TolC family protein, which translates to MRHLLLLTLILPPMFAPAQEKGQQLTLKDCYELARQRNALVKQAERSLQAREYSLQAENRAWFPKVDLLAGYNYLGKPLEINLQQVKDGVVNGSAAQSVNTANTVFQQITGQPLPQNVQDAISNATKGLINAFYPNYNPQLAKQSYFVAGVGVRQPIFLGGKISAAQDLARSQVTAGQFNKQVVEKNLYFLISAQYLRIMYLNTILAHEAVVVEAFRKNRDYAASLKDNQILPPYLLNWAKVSYTQATNRYSNLELEKENALLEMNQLLGRPIDTAIVISDTLRYEQANVTTGEENAFWHNNPSYRLLESKTDLARVAVKATRSLSLPNLFAIGNVSLYQKDLPVTVPPWLIGVELQWTLFDGFQRNKRTKASKLLVEEAMMAAENTRTSLELQLRVASNKVKALQHDVASLDSARQQARLTTTLVTDRMENQLSSVKDVNDALLLEEEMHKIYYTAVLGYYLALAEYWNIVGTPEYFATYVNN; encoded by the coding sequence ATGAGACATCTCCTGTTATTAACGCTCATCCTGCCGCCGATGTTTGCCCCGGCGCAGGAGAAAGGACAACAGCTGACTTTAAAAGATTGTTATGAACTCGCCCGGCAACGTAATGCGCTGGTAAAACAGGCGGAACGCTCGCTGCAGGCGAGAGAATATTCCCTGCAGGCCGAGAATCGTGCCTGGTTCCCCAAAGTAGACCTGCTGGCCGGTTACAACTACCTCGGAAAACCGCTTGAAATCAATCTGCAACAGGTAAAGGACGGGGTGGTGAACGGATCGGCGGCGCAAAGCGTCAATACGGCCAACACCGTCTTCCAGCAGATCACCGGGCAACCTTTGCCACAAAATGTGCAGGACGCCATCTCCAATGCCACAAAAGGACTGATCAACGCATTTTATCCCAACTATAACCCGCAGCTGGCGAAACAATCGTATTTCGTGGCAGGCGTCGGGGTACGCCAGCCGATCTTTCTGGGCGGAAAAATATCCGCTGCCCAGGACCTCGCCCGCTCACAGGTAACAGCCGGCCAGTTCAATAAACAGGTGGTGGAGAAAAACCTGTATTTCCTGATCAGCGCCCAGTACCTGCGTATCATGTACCTCAATACCATCCTGGCCCACGAAGCGGTAGTGGTGGAGGCTTTCCGGAAAAACAGGGATTACGCCGCGTCGCTGAAAGACAATCAGATACTGCCGCCTTACCTGCTCAACTGGGCGAAGGTGTCCTATACACAGGCAACGAACCGATACAGCAACCTGGAGCTGGAGAAAGAAAATGCCCTGTTGGAAATGAACCAGCTGCTGGGCAGGCCTATAGATACCGCCATCGTCATCAGCGATACGCTGCGGTACGAGCAGGCCAACGTCACTACAGGGGAAGAGAACGCCTTCTGGCACAACAATCCGTCGTACCGCCTGCTGGAAAGCAAGACAGACCTGGCCAGAGTAGCGGTGAAGGCTACACGCTCCCTGTCGCTTCCCAACCTGTTCGCCATCGGCAATGTGTCGCTCTACCAGAAAGACCTGCCGGTGACGGTGCCGCCGTGGCTGATAGGCGTGGAGCTGCAATGGACCCTGTTCGACGGCTTCCAGCGTAACAAACGTACCAAAGCCAGTAAACTGCTGGTAGAGGAGGCAATGATGGCCGCTGAAAATACCAGGACGTCCCTGGAGCTGCAGCTGCGTGTGGCCTCCAACAAGGTAAAGGCGCTGCAGCATGACGTGGCTTCGCTGGACAGCGCCCGGCAACAGGCGCGCCTTACCACCACGCTGGTGACCGACCGCATGGAAAACCAGCTCTCGTCCGTGAAGGATGTAAACGATGCATTGCTGCTGGAGGAGGAGATGCATAAAATATACTACACGGCCGTACTGGGCTACTATCTGGCACTGGCCGAATACTGGAACATCGTGGGCACACCGGAGTATTTCGCTACATACGTTAACAACTAA
- a CDS encoding HlyD family secretion protein — translation MKAVLKNYWALLIPLVVLIIALIFFLKKPAAADSTVIGMVDADYVDVAAEFPGRLDSLLVQQGDTVKKGQLLGVLRSTEINAIRNQALAAIEAAQSQLQLLEKGARPEAIKAADNLYNITQEQYRLMQKTYQRMENLFNDEVISGQEKDLVYFKLQAAKKEMETAKLNMDMLKQGTRPEMLQAASAILKQAQEGYNLTKALSDNTYLHAPSDGIISSMVIEEGEIVSIGYPLMTLQKPNTYHVRFNIRQDEMNRLPVGAKARLEVPGCSPEKFEAVVYKTAPSLTFANWIPVKEKGKFELRTFTVDLKPVNPSDVQGLRPGMTASLQMP, via the coding sequence ATGAAAGCCGTACTAAAAAATTACTGGGCACTGCTGATACCCCTGGTAGTACTGATCATTGCACTGATTTTTTTCCTGAAGAAGCCGGCCGCAGCGGATAGCACGGTGATCGGCATGGTGGACGCAGATTATGTGGACGTGGCCGCGGAATTCCCCGGCCGGCTGGACAGCCTGCTGGTGCAACAGGGAGATACGGTGAAGAAAGGGCAGCTATTGGGCGTGCTGCGGTCTACCGAAATCAATGCCATCCGCAACCAGGCGCTGGCAGCCATCGAAGCGGCGCAAAGCCAGCTGCAGCTGCTGGAAAAAGGCGCCCGCCCGGAAGCCATCAAAGCGGCCGACAACCTTTATAACATCACACAGGAACAGTATAGGCTGATGCAGAAAACCTATCAGCGCATGGAAAATCTCTTCAACGATGAAGTGATATCCGGGCAGGAAAAAGACCTGGTGTACTTTAAACTGCAGGCGGCCAAAAAGGAAATGGAAACGGCCAAACTGAACATGGACATGCTGAAACAAGGCACCCGCCCCGAGATGCTGCAGGCGGCATCGGCCATCCTCAAACAGGCACAGGAAGGTTACAACCTTACCAAAGCCTTATCTGATAATACCTACCTCCACGCACCCTCCGACGGCATTATCTCTTCTATGGTCATCGAAGAAGGAGAGATCGTGTCTATCGGCTACCCGCTGATGACCCTGCAGAAGCCCAATACGTACCATGTACGGTTCAATATCCGGCAGGATGAGATGAACAGGCTGCCGGTAGGCGCCAAAGCGCGCTTGGAGGTGCCGGGCTGCAGCCCGGAAAAATTTGAGGCGGTCGTCTATAAAACGGCGCCGTCGCTGACTTTCGCAAACTGGATACCGGTAAAGGAAAAAGGCAAATTCGAACTGCGCACCTTTACTGTTGACCTTAAACCTGTTAACCCGTCCGACGTGCAGGGATTGCGCCCCGGCATGACGGCCTCCCTGCAAATGCCATGA
- a CDS encoding ABC transporter permease, with protein MIQAIVKVMIREWKRIVTFPVYYIAMLALPPVLCLLYAGIYNKHFAEDLPVAIWDEANSPLSRQFTFMLEQTESIHITQQVQSEGELQAMLHNGTVMGAVHFPRRMDEHIKSRQPVYITIYTNVSYLVPAKLLYKDAAQVLLTAAAGVQLQKLMKTGMPAGKAMALVMPVQLQSFTLYNPRYDYQQYLVPGVIAVAMQMMMIMVVALALNYEHKTGSLGTLYEASNGSASNAVIGKALAYLGVAWLDYIIITLIIYPLFASGAQLFSWALFTIFTLLMLACISVGMMVSAIFKDLLLACDVGIFYTSPAFVFSGFTFPRWGMPWYDQYYAMIMPLTPFVDAFFKVYFMDLPLRYVRPEMAHMLLFTVVGLPVAILLFQRTLQPSTVQHA; from the coding sequence ATGATACAGGCCATCGTCAAGGTTATGATAAGGGAATGGAAACGCATCGTCACGTTCCCGGTGTATTACATCGCCATGCTGGCGCTGCCGCCGGTGTTGTGTTTGCTGTATGCCGGCATCTATAATAAACATTTCGCGGAAGACCTGCCGGTGGCCATCTGGGATGAAGCTAACTCGCCGCTGTCACGGCAGTTCACCTTTATGCTGGAACAAACGGAGAGCATTCACATCACGCAGCAGGTACAGAGCGAAGGGGAGCTGCAGGCAATGCTGCACAACGGTACCGTGATGGGCGCTGTTCATTTTCCCCGCCGGATGGACGAGCATATCAAAAGCCGGCAGCCGGTGTATATCACCATCTATACCAATGTATCCTACCTGGTGCCGGCGAAACTGTTATATAAAGATGCAGCGCAGGTGCTGCTCACCGCCGCCGCCGGCGTACAGCTGCAGAAGCTGATGAAGACGGGTATGCCTGCAGGAAAAGCCATGGCATTGGTGATGCCCGTGCAGCTGCAGTCGTTTACTTTATACAACCCGCGATACGATTATCAGCAGTACCTCGTGCCGGGCGTGATAGCGGTGGCCATGCAGATGATGATGATCATGGTGGTAGCGCTGGCGCTGAATTATGAACATAAAACCGGGTCACTGGGAACATTATACGAAGCCAGCAACGGATCGGCTTCGAATGCCGTTATCGGGAAAGCGCTTGCTTATCTCGGCGTAGCGTGGTTGGATTATATCATCATCACGCTGATCATTTATCCTTTGTTCGCCTCGGGTGCGCAGTTGTTCAGCTGGGCGCTGTTTACCATCTTTACCCTGCTGATGCTGGCCTGTATCAGCGTAGGCATGATGGTGTCTGCCATCTTCAAGGACCTGTTGCTGGCCTGCGATGTAGGCATCTTCTATACTTCGCCGGCTTTTGTGTTCAGTGGTTTTACGTTTCCGCGCTGGGGCATGCCCTGGTACGATCAGTATTACGCGATGATCATGCCGCTGACACCTTTTGTAGATGCGTTCTTCAAAGTATATTTTATGGACCTGCCGTTGCGTTATGTCAGGCCGGAAATGGCACATATGCTGCTGTTCACCGTGGTAGGGCTGCCGGTGGCCATCCTGCTTTTCCAGCGTACCCTTCAACCTTCAACTGTACAACATGCCTGA
- a CDS encoding ABC transporter permease yields MPDRNNNIGQLFLREIKLVAGNHSLLLTLLLAPLFYVFFYGTIYSYKVEEKVILAVADDDRSEMSRMFVEQMNNMQVVSVLRASSLEAAQERMYRGEAQGYFYIPKGMQSKVLSLQQADVVLAVNGARFLPSSELTGAITQLGLTIGAGVRLQYQEKMGLNSAMALQEAMPVNIDYRPLYNPQASYGGFLLPVLLVLILQQTLLLGLSGSMALERENGEIGRLVKMGGGLSGMLYGKAAFYLLLYLAYAAFFMTVNYQVLHLPFRGSYRDLAVLLFLFIVTLIPMAVWIGTLFKSQLLAAQLMAFSTYPFFLICGYAWPFESMPPLLQGLASLLPLTPFVKVYTSVVQTGGTLQDHTGSVIHLVLLWVFYLLMALWGLKRLNKKQQPISL; encoded by the coding sequence ATGCCTGACAGGAACAACAACATAGGACAGCTGTTCCTCCGGGAAATAAAACTGGTGGCCGGCAATCACAGCCTCCTGCTTACACTGCTGCTGGCACCGCTGTTCTACGTGTTTTTCTACGGCACTATCTACAGTTACAAAGTAGAAGAGAAAGTGATACTGGCCGTTGCCGATGACGACCGTAGCGAGATGTCGCGTATGTTTGTGGAGCAGATGAACAATATGCAGGTGGTGTCCGTGCTGCGGGCTTCTTCGCTGGAAGCCGCACAGGAGCGGATGTACAGGGGGGAAGCGCAGGGGTATTTTTACATTCCCAAAGGCATGCAAAGCAAGGTGCTCTCCCTGCAACAGGCGGATGTGGTGCTGGCCGTGAACGGTGCACGTTTCCTGCCGTCGAGCGAACTGACAGGCGCCATTACCCAGCTGGGCCTCACGATCGGCGCAGGGGTGCGGTTGCAGTACCAGGAGAAGATGGGCCTGAACTCCGCTATGGCCTTGCAGGAAGCGATGCCGGTCAACATAGACTACCGTCCGCTCTACAATCCCCAGGCCAGCTACGGTGGTTTCCTGCTGCCGGTGTTACTCGTGCTGATCCTCCAGCAGACGCTGCTGTTGGGCCTCTCCGGTAGTATGGCCCTGGAGCGGGAGAACGGGGAGATCGGCCGGCTGGTGAAGATGGGCGGGGGATTGTCGGGCATGCTGTACGGCAAAGCTGCTTTCTACCTGCTGCTGTACCTGGCTTACGCTGCGTTTTTTATGACGGTCAACTACCAGGTGCTGCATCTGCCTTTCCGGGGCAGTTACCGGGACCTCGCGGTGCTGCTGTTCCTGTTTATCGTGACCCTCATTCCTATGGCCGTATGGATAGGGACGCTGTTTAAGAGTCAGCTGCTGGCTGCCCAGTTGATGGCCTTTTCTACATATCCATTTTTTCTTATATGCGGCTATGCCTGGCCTTTTGAATCGATGCCGCCGCTGTTGCAGGGGCTGGCGTCCCTGCTGCCGCTGACGCCTTTTGTGAAAGTATACACGTCGGTCGTTCAGACCGGGGGCACGCTGCAGGACCACACCGGATCGGTGATACACCTGGTGCTGCTGTGGGTGTTTTACCTTTTAATGGCATTATGGGGATTAAAACGATTGAATAAAAAGCAACAACCTATATCTTTGTAA